A window of Sutcliffiella cohnii contains these coding sequences:
- a CDS encoding YlaN family protein, with protein sequence MASEIIVDHREKAVSLLKADSDKILKLIQVQMDNLTMPQCPLYEEVLDTQMFGLSREIDFAVRLGLLTEKEGKDILGKLERELSSLHEAWERK encoded by the coding sequence TTGGCATCAGAAATTATCGTCGATCATCGTGAAAAAGCGGTATCTCTTTTAAAAGCAGATTCCGATAAAATTTTAAAATTAATACAAGTGCAAATGGACAATCTTACAATGCCTCAATGTCCATTATATGAGGAAGTGTTAGATACTCAAATGTTTGGACTTTCACGAGAAATTGATTTCGCAGTTCGACTAGGGTTGTTAACAGAAAAAGAAGGTAAGGATATTTTAGGAAAGTTAGAACGTGAACTTTCTTCTTTACACGAAGCATGGGAAAGAAAATAA
- the glsA gene encoding glutaminase A: MPCRSGVELQKLVDKAKRKANEGKVASYIPALQLENPEDLSCAILFPNNDCISAGDIEKKFTLQSISKIISLAYALIDLGEEHVFHKVGMEPTGDPFNSIIKLETESQAKPLNPMINAGALAITSLIKGKDANEKFTNLLQFVRKLAGDESIGFNREVAISEFNTSHLNRSLCFFMKNSGVIIGDVEEIMEVYTKQCAIEMNCLTLARIGYIFAFDGKDPETNEQLIPKSVARICKTFMVTCGMYNASGEFAIKIGIPAKSGVSGGIMGSVPGRFGIGIFGPALNEIGNSHTGLTLLEYLAEKYELSMF; encoded by the coding sequence GTGCCTTGTAGAAGTGGTGTTGAGTTGCAAAAGTTAGTAGATAAAGCAAAAAGGAAAGCAAATGAAGGGAAAGTGGCTAGTTACATACCAGCCTTACAGTTGGAAAATCCAGAAGATTTATCTTGTGCCATTCTTTTTCCGAATAATGATTGTATTTCAGCTGGGGATATTGAGAAGAAATTTACCCTTCAAAGTATTTCAAAAATCATCTCGCTTGCCTATGCGTTAATAGATTTAGGAGAAGAGCATGTATTTCATAAAGTAGGAATGGAACCGACAGGAGACCCTTTTAATTCGATCATTAAGTTAGAAACAGAATCTCAAGCAAAACCATTGAACCCAATGATAAATGCTGGAGCATTGGCGATTACTTCCTTAATAAAAGGAAAAGATGCAAATGAAAAATTTACTAATTTACTACAATTTGTACGAAAGTTAGCTGGAGATGAATCAATTGGATTTAATAGGGAAGTTGCCATCTCTGAATTCAATACATCTCATTTAAACCGGTCTCTTTGTTTTTTTATGAAAAATAGTGGAGTTATCATAGGAGATGTAGAAGAAATTATGGAAGTATATACAAAACAATGTGCAATCGAGATGAACTGTTTAACGTTAGCAAGAATCGGGTATATTTTTGCTTTCGACGGGAAAGATCCAGAAACTAACGAACAGCTTATCCCAAAAAGTGTAGCACGAATTTGTAAGACGTTTATGGTAACTTGTGGAATGTATAATGCTTCAGGTGAATTCGCCATTAAAATTGGTATTCCAGCTAAAAGTGGTGTTTCTGGTGGTATTATGGGATCTGTTCCAGGTAGGTTTGGAATTGGAATTTTTGGACCAGCCCTTAATGAGATTGGGAATAGCCATACTGGTTTAACTTTACTTGAATATTTAGCGGAAAAATATGAATTAAGTATGTTTTAA